In Jejubacter calystegiae, the following are encoded in one genomic region:
- the dnaE gene encoding DNA polymerase III subunit alpha — protein MAEPRFVHLRIHSDYSMIDGLAKVGPLVKKAAALGMPSMAITDFTNLCGLVKFYGGAHGAGMKPLVGADFHMVNELLGDEPVELTVLAMNNVGYQNLTLLISRAYQRGYGAAGPLIDRDWLVELNEGLIVLSGARRGDVGISLLRGNDALVEQCLAFWQEHFPERYYLELIRTGRADEESYLHAAVRLAEDRGIPVVATNDVRFLVADDFDAHEIRVAIHDGYTLDDPKRPRNYSSQQYLRSEDEMCELFADIPEALENSVEIAKRCNVTVRLGEYFLPQFPTGDMTTEDFLVAKSREGLEERLEFLYPDPEERAQRRPPYDERLEIELQVINQMGFPGYFLIVMEFIQWSKDNGVPVGPGRGSGAGSLVAYALKITDLDPLEFDLLFERFLNPERVSMPDFDVDFCMEKRDQVIEHVADMYGRDAVSQIITFGTMAAKAVIRDVGRVLGHPYGFVDRISKLVPPDPGMTLAKAFEAEPQLPEIYEADEEVKALIDMARKLEGVTRNAGKHAGGVVIAPTKITDFAPLYCDEEGRHPVTQFDKNDVEYAGLVKFDFLGLRTLTIINWALEMINARREKQGEPPLDIAAIPLDDKKSFDMLQRSETTAVFQLESRGMKDLIKRLQPDCFEDMIALVALFRPGPLQSGMVDNFIDRKHGREEISYPDIQWQHDSLKPVLEPTYGIILYQEQVMQIAQVLSGYTLGGADMLRRAMGKKKPEEMAKQRSSFEDGAKKNGIDGELAMKIFDLVEKFAGYGFNKSHSAAYALVSYQTLWLKAHYPAEFMAAVMTADMDNTDKVVGLVDECWRMGLKILPPDINSGLYHFHVNDDGEIVYGIGAIKGVGEGPIEAIIEARNNGGYFRELFDLCARTDIKKINRRVMEKLIMSGAFDRLGPHRAALMNSLGDALKAADQHAKAEAIGQADMFGVLAEAPEQVEQSYSNCLPWPEQQQLDGERETLGLYLTGHPINQYLKEIERYVGGVRLKDMHPTDRGKVTTAAGLVLAARIMITKRGNRIGICTLDDRSGRLEVMLFSEALEKYQQLLEKDRILIVSGQVSFDDFSGGLKMMAREVMDIDEAREKYARGLAISLTDRQIDDQLLNRLRQSLEPHRSGTIPVHLYYQRADARARLRFGAAWRVSPSDRLLNDLRGLIGSEQVELEFD, from the coding sequence ATGGCTGAACCACGTTTTGTCCACCTGCGGATACACAGTGACTACTCCATGATCGATGGCCTGGCGAAGGTGGGGCCGCTGGTGAAAAAAGCGGCTGCCCTTGGCATGCCATCGATGGCGATTACCGACTTCACCAACCTGTGTGGTCTGGTGAAGTTTTACGGCGGGGCTCACGGCGCCGGAATGAAGCCGCTGGTGGGCGCCGACTTCCATATGGTCAACGAGCTACTGGGTGATGAACCCGTCGAACTGACCGTGCTGGCGATGAATAACGTTGGCTATCAGAACCTGACCCTGCTTATTTCTCGCGCCTATCAGCGTGGCTATGGCGCCGCGGGTCCCTTAATTGACCGAGACTGGCTGGTAGAGCTGAATGAGGGGCTGATCGTGCTGTCCGGCGCCCGCCGGGGCGATGTGGGTATCAGCCTGCTGCGCGGTAACGATGCCCTGGTTGAACAGTGTCTGGCATTCTGGCAGGAGCACTTCCCCGAACGCTACTATCTGGAGCTGATTCGAACCGGGCGCGCGGATGAAGAAAGCTATCTGCACGCTGCCGTTCGCCTGGCGGAAGACCGTGGGATACCGGTGGTCGCGACTAACGACGTGCGCTTCCTGGTCGCCGACGATTTCGACGCCCATGAAATTCGCGTTGCCATTCACGATGGCTATACCCTGGACGATCCCAAGCGGCCGCGTAATTATTCCAGCCAGCAGTATCTGCGCAGTGAAGATGAGATGTGCGAGCTGTTTGCCGACATCCCCGAAGCGCTGGAAAACAGCGTGGAGATCGCCAAACGCTGCAACGTGACGGTACGACTGGGCGAGTACTTCCTGCCGCAGTTCCCCACCGGTGATATGACTACCGAAGATTTCCTGGTGGCGAAATCCCGTGAAGGCCTTGAGGAGCGCCTGGAATTTCTCTACCCGGATCCGGAAGAGCGGGCCCAGCGTCGCCCTCCCTATGATGAACGTCTGGAGATCGAACTCCAGGTAATCAACCAGATGGGGTTCCCCGGCTACTTCCTGATCGTGATGGAGTTTATCCAGTGGTCGAAGGATAACGGCGTGCCGGTAGGGCCTGGACGAGGATCCGGCGCCGGTTCGCTGGTGGCCTATGCGCTGAAAATCACCGATCTCGACCCGTTGGAGTTCGATCTGCTGTTCGAACGCTTCCTGAACCCGGAACGTGTCTCGATGCCCGACTTCGACGTCGACTTCTGTATGGAGAAGCGCGACCAGGTCATTGAGCACGTCGCGGACATGTACGGCCGCGACGCGGTATCGCAGATTATCACCTTCGGTACCATGGCCGCTAAAGCGGTTATCCGCGACGTAGGCCGGGTACTGGGCCATCCCTATGGCTTTGTCGACAGGATCTCCAAACTGGTGCCGCCAGACCCGGGCATGACCCTGGCAAAAGCCTTCGAGGCGGAGCCTCAACTGCCGGAGATCTACGAGGCGGACGAAGAGGTGAAGGCGCTTATCGACATGGCGCGTAAGCTGGAAGGGGTCACCCGTAACGCCGGTAAACACGCCGGTGGTGTGGTGATCGCGCCTACCAAAATCACCGACTTTGCGCCGCTCTACTGCGACGAAGAGGGGCGCCATCCGGTCACCCAGTTCGACAAGAACGACGTGGAATATGCCGGGCTGGTGAAGTTCGACTTCCTGGGGCTGCGTACCCTGACCATCATCAACTGGGCGCTGGAGATGATCAACGCCCGGCGTGAAAAGCAGGGCGAACCGCCGCTGGATATCGCCGCCATTCCGCTGGACGATAAAAAGAGCTTCGATATGCTGCAACGCTCGGAAACCACGGCGGTATTCCAGCTTGAATCGCGCGGCATGAAGGATCTGATCAAGCGCCTGCAGCCTGACTGCTTCGAAGATATGATAGCCCTGGTGGCCCTGTTCCGACCGGGGCCGCTGCAGTCCGGGATGGTGGATAACTTTATCGACCGTAAGCACGGGCGCGAGGAGATCTCTTACCCGGATATTCAGTGGCAGCACGATAGCCTGAAGCCGGTACTGGAGCCAACTTATGGCATCATCCTCTATCAGGAACAGGTGATGCAGATAGCCCAGGTGCTTTCGGGCTATACCCTGGGCGGCGCGGATATGCTGCGTCGCGCTATGGGTAAGAAAAAGCCGGAAGAGATGGCCAAGCAGCGTTCCAGTTTTGAAGACGGGGCGAAAAAGAACGGCATCGACGGCGAACTGGCGATGAAAATCTTCGACCTTGTGGAGAAGTTCGCTGGTTACGGCTTTAACAAATCGCACTCCGCCGCCTATGCGCTGGTGTCATATCAGACTCTGTGGCTTAAGGCACACTATCCCGCTGAATTTATGGCGGCGGTGATGACCGCCGATATGGATAACACCGATAAAGTGGTGGGACTGGTGGATGAGTGCTGGCGTATGGGACTGAAGATCCTGCCGCCGGACATCAATTCCGGGCTGTATCATTTCCACGTGAATGATGACGGTGAAATTGTCTACGGTATCGGCGCCATCAAAGGGGTGGGCGAAGGTCCTATCGAAGCGATTATTGAGGCGCGTAACAACGGCGGCTATTTCCGTGAGTTGTTCGATCTCTGCGCCCGTACCGATATCAAGAAGATCAACCGCCGGGTGATGGAAAAGCTCATCATGTCCGGCGCCTTCGATCGCCTTGGGCCGCATCGCGCTGCGCTGATGAATTCGCTGGGGGATGCCCTTAAAGCGGCGGATCAGCATGCTAAAGCCGAGGCCATTGGCCAGGCCGATATGTTTGGCGTGCTGGCGGAAGCGCCGGAGCAGGTGGAGCAGTCCTACTCGAACTGCCTGCCCTGGCCGGAACAGCAGCAGCTCGACGGTGAGCGCGAAACCCTGGGACTGTATCTGACGGGCCACCCCATCAATCAGTACCTGAAAGAGATCGAGCGATACGTCGGCGGTGTGCGTCTGAAAGACATGCACCCGACGGATCGTGGGAAGGTGACCACGGCGGCGGGACTGGTGCTCGCTGCCCGTATTATGATCACTAAGCGGGGAAACCGCATCGGCATCTGCACCCTTGATGACCGTTCCGGACGCCTGGAGGTCATGTTATTCTCTGAGGCGCTGGAAAAATACCAGCAACTGCTGGAAAAAGACCGTATCCTGATCGTCAGCGGACAGGTCAGCTTTGATGACTTCAGCGGTGGGCTTAAAATGATGGCCCGGGAAGTGATGGACATTGACGAGGCTCGCGAAAAGTATGCGCGCGGGCTTGCTATCTCGCTGACGGACAGGCAAATTGATGACCAGCTTTTAAACCGACTCCGTCAATCTCTGGAACCCCATCGTTCGGGGACCATTCCAGTGCATCTCTACTATCAGAGGGCGGATGCGCGTGCACGGCTGCGGTTTGGCGCTGCATGGCGCGTGTCGCCCAGCGATCGTTTACTTAACGATCTGCGCGGTCTGATAGGTTCGGAGCAGGTGGAACTGGAGTTTGACTAA
- the accA gene encoding acetyl-CoA carboxylase carboxyl transferase subunit alpha: protein MSLNFLDFEQPIAELEAKIDSLTAVGRQDEKLDINIDEEVHRLREKSVELTRKIFADLGAWQIAQLARHPLRPYTLDYVRMAFDDFDELAGDRAYADDKAIVGGIARLDGRPVMVIGHQKGRETKEKIRRNFGMPAPEGYRKALRLMEMAERFNMPIVTFIDTPGAYPGVGAEERGQSEAIARNLREMSGLTVPVICTVIGEGGSGGALAIGVGDKVNMLQYSTYSVISPEGCASILWKSADKAPLAAEAMGIIAERLKELKLIDTVIPEPLGGAHRNPETMAESLKAQLLADLADLDVLGKDDLLNRRYQRLMSYGYA from the coding sequence ATGAGTCTGAATTTCCTTGATTTTGAACAGCCGATTGCAGAACTGGAAGCGAAAATCGATTCCTTAACAGCGGTCGGCCGTCAGGACGAAAAACTGGATATTAATATCGACGAAGAGGTGCATCGTCTGCGCGAAAAGAGCGTAGAGCTGACCCGTAAAATCTTCGCCGATCTCGGCGCCTGGCAGATTGCCCAGCTGGCGCGTCATCCATTGCGTCCTTATACCCTGGACTATGTGCGTATGGCGTTCGACGACTTCGACGAACTGGCCGGCGATCGCGCATATGCAGATGACAAAGCCATCGTCGGCGGTATTGCCCGTCTGGATGGTCGTCCGGTAATGGTCATTGGCCACCAGAAAGGGCGTGAAACCAAAGAGAAGATTCGTCGCAACTTTGGTATGCCTGCGCCGGAAGGCTATCGCAAAGCGCTGCGCCTAATGGAGATGGCCGAGCGTTTTAATATGCCGATCGTTACCTTTATCGACACCCCGGGGGCTTATCCGGGCGTGGGAGCGGAAGAGCGCGGCCAGTCAGAAGCCATTGCCCGCAATCTGCGTGAAATGTCCGGGCTGACGGTGCCGGTTATCTGTACCGTTATCGGCGAAGGCGGCTCCGGCGGCGCTCTGGCGATTGGCGTGGGTGATAAGGTCAATATGCTGCAGTACAGCACCTATTCGGTAATCTCACCGGAAGGCTGTGCCTCCATTCTGTGGAAGAGCGCAGATAAAGCGCCGCTGGCGGCAGAAGCCATGGGCATTATCGCTGAGCGTCTGAAAGAGCTGAAGCTTATCGACACCGTGATTCCGGAGCCGCTGGGCGGTGCCCATCGTAATCCGGAAACGATGGCGGAATCGCTGAAGGCCCAGCTACTGGCCGATCTGGCTGACCTGGACGTACTGGGTAAAGACGATCTGCTTAATCGCCGCTATCAGCGCCTGATGAGTTACGGTTACGCCTGA
- a CDS encoding acyl carrier protein has product MKKYLDLVRVETAKVLSIEERAILDDSSLVNDLGADSLDIMDLTYSLAQKFKVTMPTASLYQHAVDNLTEQELAELFDDNTLTPKGKLLFSESCYKYTKEQLKDIQTLGDIYSETTISNWAALCKAVAESEAKNADLLLIDNINVFFQK; this is encoded by the coding sequence ATGAAAAAATATTTGGATTTGGTTCGTGTTGAAACCGCAAAAGTATTATCTATTGAAGAAAGAGCTATTCTTGATGATTCATCGCTCGTGAATGATCTTGGGGCAGACTCTTTAGATATAATGGACTTAACATACTCTCTGGCGCAAAAGTTTAAAGTCACCATGCCCACTGCCAGCCTCTATCAACATGCTGTTGATAATCTCACGGAGCAAGAACTCGCTGAACTTTTTGATGACAACACCCTTACCCCAAAGGGAAAATTGCTCTTCTCAGAAAGTTGCTATAAATATACCAAAGAACAGTTAAAAGACATTCAAACCCTCGGTGACATATACAGCGAGACTACTATTTCAAACTGGGCTGCATTATGCAAAGCTGTCGCGGAGTCTGAAGCAAAGAATGCTGATCTACTATTAATAGATAATATAAATGTTTTTTTCCAAAAATAA
- a CDS encoding beta-ketoacyl synthase N-terminal-like domain-containing protein has translation MNNVAITGYGTVVRKLLTPERLFNLLAEGETLLCEDERLKNLGVSQVPSVALNDIERKIIVEKLRRHGILLQYDSIVQAMALSAIIDALEMSQLLVSDLSSLNQELFFANNKLLPSIEKVYLHAEDKSIDVRSGDIDIEEQCEVPQATVFFREIANYLKSPFPPRIYSDACTAGMSALYSAFLSIRHGLCDVAIVCASEEATHPLVQLLFKKVGALYNGKFSQPDEASRAFDKARNGCVLADASACLILESQSHALARKVRPLIEIKGMYRNSEAHKMTSSDENGVNYLETMANALRDAGMAPEDIHHINAHGTSTVSNDQAESKAIASLFTSHCPPVISTKSALGHSLGVSGLLECILSCESILHDTMLPSLNFHEQSAKDGRILINTQTRRNARVNTVLSNSFGFGGENCSAVLARAGIYS, from the coding sequence ATGAATAATGTAGCTATTACAGGATATGGCACTGTAGTGCGTAAACTATTAACGCCGGAAAGGCTATTTAATTTATTAGCCGAAGGTGAAACGCTATTGTGCGAAGATGAACGACTCAAAAATTTAGGGGTTTCCCAAGTACCAAGTGTAGCTCTGAATGATATTGAACGGAAAATTATTGTTGAAAAATTGCGCCGCCATGGCATTTTATTGCAGTATGATTCGATAGTTCAGGCGATGGCGTTAAGTGCCATTATCGATGCGCTGGAAATGAGTCAGCTATTAGTCAGTGATTTATCTTCATTAAATCAGGAGCTTTTCTTTGCAAATAATAAATTGCTCCCCTCAATTGAGAAGGTTTATTTGCATGCGGAAGATAAAAGTATAGATGTCCGGTCTGGCGACATTGATATCGAGGAACAGTGCGAAGTTCCACAGGCGACGGTATTTTTTAGAGAGATAGCAAATTATCTAAAATCACCATTCCCGCCGCGAATATATAGCGATGCCTGTACTGCAGGAATGTCAGCATTATATTCAGCTTTTCTCAGTATCCGCCATGGACTCTGTGATGTGGCTATAGTTTGTGCATCCGAAGAAGCGACCCATCCTTTGGTGCAATTGTTGTTCAAAAAAGTTGGAGCTCTTTACAATGGAAAATTTTCACAACCAGACGAAGCTTCACGAGCATTTGATAAAGCTCGAAATGGATGCGTTCTGGCCGATGCCTCAGCATGTCTAATTCTTGAAAGCCAGTCTCATGCACTTGCAAGAAAAGTGCGACCTCTGATTGAAATAAAAGGGATGTACAGGAATTCTGAAGCTCACAAAATGACTTCATCCGATGAAAATGGCGTTAATTATCTGGAGACTATGGCCAATGCTTTGCGCGATGCTGGCATGGCTCCGGAAGATATCCACCATATCAATGCACATGGCACTTCAACAGTCAGTAATGATCAAGCGGAAAGCAAGGCTATCGCTTCCCTTTTTACATCACACTGTCCACCTGTTATTTCCACAAAATCGGCGCTGGGACATTCTTTGGGAGTTAGTGGCCTGCTGGAATGCATTCTCTCATGTGAATCTATATTGCACGATACCATGTTGCCGAGCCTTAACTTCCATGAACAGAGCGCTAAAGACGGTAGGATATTGATTAACACTCAAACCCGCCGTAATGCCCGGGTGAATACAGTATTAAGTAATTCATTTGGATTTGGCGGCGAAAACTGTAGCGCGGTACTGGCGAGAGCAGGAATATATTCATGA
- a CDS encoding beta-ketoacyl synthase N-terminal-like domain-containing protein, translated as MKVYVSEGATLLPPCFCIEDIANEYPLMLQRNDGGMFIENKISDSDFQLSNVDKTVKRISNHQSRWLLHSGIETWNSSSIGELVSPEQRGLFLGLGTCDSDDKITPLGFSEKDTKSYVATALTNLQPTIGLTLLNTSSASQLAQHLDIQGDNAFFSPHSDAGATALIEGFHSVYHQKSKVALCGGASQKISEWFYLSYEKALRERNCLNLTEASAFILLHNNVEQASAHLSQIRRSVIHDQAQYQHFLKQYHHTACNSLTLIHTGPGCGNYDFLDPKGNVFSDTPAIQLEQHLGYSGAASVFLAINYAIHRHNRCKVSAGVRPPALVDQVLIINHGLYGNCAAMMLNFN; from the coding sequence ATGAAAGTTTATGTAAGCGAAGGGGCAACGCTGTTACCGCCATGTTTTTGTATTGAGGATATAGCCAACGAGTATCCCTTGATGCTGCAACGGAATGACGGCGGTATGTTTATTGAAAACAAAATATCTGACAGCGATTTTCAGTTAAGCAATGTCGACAAAACGGTCAAACGTATCAGCAATCACCAGTCGCGCTGGCTATTACACAGTGGAATTGAAACATGGAACAGCTCATCGATAGGTGAGCTTGTGTCTCCAGAACAGCGAGGGTTATTCCTTGGGCTAGGAACCTGTGACTCGGATGATAAGATTACACCTCTGGGTTTTTCTGAGAAAGATACAAAAAGTTATGTCGCCACAGCGCTAACCAATTTGCAGCCTACAATTGGTCTGACGCTACTCAATACCTCAAGTGCCAGCCAGCTTGCACAGCATCTTGATATCCAGGGTGATAATGCCTTCTTTTCACCGCATAGTGATGCGGGCGCTACCGCCTTAATTGAAGGTTTTCACAGTGTTTACCATCAGAAAAGTAAAGTTGCTCTGTGTGGGGGGGCGAGTCAGAAAATATCAGAATGGTTCTATCTGAGCTATGAAAAAGCACTACGAGAACGAAACTGTTTAAATTTGACTGAGGCCAGTGCATTTATTTTACTTCATAATAATGTAGAACAAGCATCAGCTCACTTGAGTCAAATACGGCGCTCTGTGATTCATGACCAAGCACAGTACCAACATTTTTTAAAACAGTATCATCATACGGCATGTAATTCTCTCACTCTCATTCATACCGGACCAGGTTGTGGCAATTACGATTTTCTGGATCCGAAAGGCAATGTTTTTTCTGACACCCCGGCAATTCAACTTGAGCAGCATTTGGGTTATAGCGGTGCGGCGTCGGTATTCCTTGCTATTAATTATGCCATCCATCGACATAATCGCTGCAAAGTAAGTGCTGGAGTCCGGCCTCCGGCTTTAGTCGATCAGGTTCTGATTATTAATCACGGACTATATGGAAATTGTGCGGCTATGATGCTGAATTTTAATTAG
- a CDS encoding beta-ketoacyl-[acyl-carrier-protein] synthase family protein, producing MSKVKNRVVISGIGIISAWGHCHNTFWSNLCAGRSAIKRLSLTEETSLPVRYGAPVDFEHLTAAFPHLLPPPGITDRRGVMGLIAADKAISDAGINEHETQDMRMGVFACSGVVEMQEVDRILCKGSSFPLQTLRDKYSSLSRFSGLTCSNDGMVVEIARRYRLTGPMSNVNAACSGGSHAIGLAYRAIQRGEADIMLSGGADSVLSLRTLIGLKLLGATATTEKWGEALCRPFDKSRSGLVAGEGAAFMILESEEHALRRGANIYAELKGYGSSLDAWKLTAPHPEGRGAEAAIRDALYDSGLHPEQIQYINAHGTSTQLNDTIETAVIRRIFEGTKAPLISSTKSMTGHWIAAAGAIEAVITALTLKHNFIPPTINLSTPDPECDLDYVANHGRENLVSNAMSNSFGFGGINTCLVMGDYE from the coding sequence ATGTCAAAAGTAAAAAATAGGGTGGTGATCTCCGGGATAGGAATCATAAGTGCTTGGGGACATTGCCATAACACGTTCTGGAGTAATTTATGCGCCGGCCGCTCGGCAATAAAACGCCTGTCGTTAACCGAAGAAACATCATTACCGGTGCGATATGGTGCCCCGGTCGACTTTGAGCATCTTACGGCGGCATTCCCACATCTGCTGCCGCCACCGGGGATCACCGATCGTCGAGGGGTCATGGGGTTAATCGCTGCCGACAAAGCTATTTCTGATGCAGGAATAAATGAACACGAAACCCAGGATATGAGGATGGGGGTTTTTGCTTGTAGTGGTGTAGTAGAAATGCAGGAGGTGGATCGCATTTTATGTAAAGGTAGTTCGTTTCCATTGCAAACCCTGCGCGATAAATATTCCAGTCTGTCACGTTTCTCTGGACTAACTTGCTCAAACGATGGAATGGTTGTAGAAATCGCAAGACGTTATCGCCTTACCGGTCCGATGAGTAATGTGAATGCGGCATGCTCGGGCGGTAGCCATGCAATTGGTCTGGCCTATCGTGCCATACAGCGTGGAGAAGCGGATATTATGCTTTCTGGTGGTGCAGACTCGGTATTAAGTCTGCGTACCTTGATAGGCCTGAAATTACTTGGTGCAACGGCAACGACTGAAAAATGGGGTGAAGCCCTGTGTCGGCCTTTTGATAAATCTCGCAGTGGGTTGGTTGCCGGTGAAGGCGCGGCATTTATGATCCTCGAAAGTGAGGAGCATGCGCTCCGTCGAGGAGCAAATATTTATGCGGAGCTGAAAGGGTATGGATCATCTCTGGATGCTTGGAAACTTACGGCACCTCATCCTGAAGGACGGGGAGCGGAGGCTGCAATTAGAGATGCTCTTTATGATAGCGGTCTTCATCCGGAACAAATTCAGTACATTAATGCTCACGGAACCTCCACGCAGCTAAACGATACCATTGAAACCGCCGTTATACGCAGAATTTTTGAAGGCACTAAAGCTCCTTTGATCTCTTCAACTAAATCAATGACCGGACACTGGATCGCAGCAGCGGGGGCGATTGAAGCGGTTATCACTGCGCTAACTCTGAAGCATAATTTCATTCCGCCGACGATAAACTTATCCACCCCCGATCCTGAATGCGATCTGGATTATGTGGCGAACCATGGGCGTGAGAATCTTGTATCTAATGCCATGAGTAATTCCTTCGGTTTTGGCGGTATTAATACTTGCTTGGTCATGGGAGATTATGAGTAG